One segment of Bacteroidales bacterium DNA contains the following:
- a CDS encoding four helix bundle protein, which yields MKKDNVIKEKSYKFAVRIVRLSQMLCSGRSEYVLSKQVLRSGTAIGELVRESEHAQSKADFIHKMSIALKEANESDYWLMLLKDTGYIDIPSYTSIQNDVDELISILVRIIKTAKKN from the coding sequence ATGAAGAAGGATAATGTTATTAAAGAAAAGTCATACAAGTTTGCGGTCAGGATTGTAAGACTGTCGCAAATGCTTTGTTCCGGTAGAAGCGAATATGTGTTGTCCAAACAGGTGCTGCGCAGCGGAACGGCGATCGGTGAACTGGTACGTGAAAGTGAACATGCACAGTCCAAAGCCGATTTCATCCATAAAATGAGCATTGCGCTAAAAGAAGCCAATGAATCGGATTATTGGCTGATGTTATTGAAAGATACCGGGTATATTGACATTCCATCTTATACATCCATACAAAATGATGTGGATGAGTTGATCAGCATATTGGTTCGGATTATTAAAACAGCGAAGAAAAATTGA